One Denticeps clupeoides chromosome 3, fDenClu1.1, whole genome shotgun sequence DNA window includes the following coding sequences:
- the pgam1b gene encoding phosphoglycerate mutase 1b: MAAFRLVLIRHGESCWNQENRFCGWFDADLSETGVQEAKRGGIALKEAEYEFDICYTSVLKRAIRTLWLVLGEIDQMWLPVHRTWRLNERHYGGLTGMNKAETAAKHGEEQVKIWRRSYDIPPPPMDAEHDFYVNICKDRRYVDLTEDQLPKCESLKDTIARALPFWNDEIVPQIKEGKRVLIAAHGNSLRGIVKHLEGMSNEAIMELNLPTGIPILYELDKNLKPVKPMQFLGDEETVRKAMEAVAAQGKAKK; the protein is encoded by the exons ATGGCTGCGTTCCGGCTGGTGCTCATCCGCCACGGAGAGAGCTGCTGGAACCAGGAGAACCGATTCTGCGGCTGGTTTGATGCCGACCTGAGTGAAACTGGAGTTCAAGAAGCCAAGCGAGGGGGCATCGCCCTAAAAG AGGCTGAATATGAGTTTGATATATGCTACACGTCCGTTCTGAAGCGAGCCATTCGCACCCTTTGGCTGGTTCTGGGTGAGATTGATCAGATGTGGCTGCCGGTGCACCGGACGTGGCGTTTGAATGAAAGGCACTATGGTGGCCTGACTGGGATGAACAAAGCTGAGACCGCTGCTAAACACGGTGAGGAGCAAGTGAAGATATGGAGACGCTCCTACGACATCCCGCCGCCTCCCATGGATGCTGAACATGACTTCTACGTCAACATCTGCAAG GATCGTCGCTATGTGGACCTGACTGAGGATCAGTTGCCAAAATGTGAGAGCCTGAAGGACACAATTGCACGAGCACTGCCGTTCTGGAATGATGAAATAGTCCCGCAGATCAAAGAGGGCAAAAGGGTTCTGATTGCTGCTCACGGCAACAGCCTGAGGGGCATCGTCAAACACTTGGAAG GTATGTCAAATGAAGCCATCATGGAGCTGAATCTGCCCACTGGCATTCCCATCCTCTACGAACTAGACAAGAACCTGAAGCCTGTCAAACCCATGCAGTTCCTGGGAGACGAGGAGACCGTACGCAAAGCCATGGAGGCTGTGGCTGCTCAGGGCAAGGCTAAAAAGTAG
- the exosc1 gene encoding exosome complex component CSL4, producing the protein MSPMKLCVPGERLCGVEDCIPGTGTYLRHGHIFASLAGYVLRKNEGEELPVISVVKETEAQLLPDVGAIVTCKVTSINPRFAKVHILYVGSTPLKDRFRGTIRREDVRATEKDKVETYKSFRPGDIVLAKVISLGDVQSNYLLTTAENELGVVVAHSEAGVQMVPISWCEMQCPRTHAKEFRKVARVQPEYLQA; encoded by the exons ATGTCGCCCATGAAGCTGTGTGTTCCAG GCGAACGGCTGTGCGGCGTGGAGGACTGCATACCCGGGACGGGCACGTACCTCAGGCACGGACACATCTTCGCCTCGCTCGCCGGATACGTCCTGCGGAAGAACGAAGGGGAGGAG CTGCCCGTCATATCAGTGGTGAAAGAGACCGAGGCCCAGTTATTACCAGATGTGGGTGCCATAGTCACGTGCAAG GTGACGAGTATCAACCCCAGGTTTGCAAAGGTCCACATTCTTTATGTCGGGTCCACACCGCTGAAGGATCGATTCAGGGGAACGATCAG GAGGGAAGATGTGCGGGCAACAGAAAAAGACAAG GTTGAAACCTACAAAAGTTTTCGTCCAGGGGACATCGTCCTTGCTAAAGTG ATCTCTCTTGGTGATGTCCAGTCCAATTACCTGTTGACTACTGCAGAAAATGAGCTGGGTGTGGTTGTGGCCCACAGTGAAGCAG GGGTTCAGATGGTGCCCATCAGCTGGTGCGAGATGCAGTGCCCCCGCACCCACGCTAAGGAGTTTCGCAAAGTGGCGAGGGTACAGCCGGAGTACCTTCAGGCATGA